From a single Rutidosis leptorrhynchoides isolate AG116_Rl617_1_P2 chromosome 5, CSIRO_AGI_Rlap_v1, whole genome shotgun sequence genomic region:
- the LOC139846479 gene encoding cellulose synthase-like protein E1, producing MEDKNGPLFETQRGNGTKIHRVFATTVLVSILLVWVYRATQLLLLPPLATVYGSQRWSVGMFVAEICLGVYWILTQSVRWNPTYRRTFKQRLSQRYGNMLPGVDVFVCTADPVIEPPMMVINTVLSVLAYDYPSEKLAVYLSDDGGSELTFYALTQAAVFSKHWLPYCRKYKIEPQSPIAYFKSASQPSNEKHIQDFIIIQKLFEDLKNQIEHVTKIGKVPEELRVEHEGFMEWDSFTSPKDHDAIVQILLNDNEDIEGHRLPKLVYMAREKRPTHFHNFKAGALNALIRVSSMISNGAIILTVDCDMYSNCRDTVRDALCFFMDEEKGHEIAFVQYPQSFVNLTKNEVYGGSLRIIREVDFHGFDGMGGPLYVGTNCFHRRDILAGKSINDGSKFDWEMVNHHIDSTENAIDKIKSLATCTFETNTEWGKEIGLKYGCPVEDVITGLSIHCRGYKSVFYNPKRDAFFGVAATTLDQTLVQHKRWSEGDLLILISKYSPVWYGLGKIHPAQLMGYLIYCLWSPSSLPTLYYTIIPSVCLLSGVSLFPSVTSGWFLPFAYIMICISIFDFLEFIKSGGTTKGWWNDRRIWMYKRTSSYLFAFLDTVLGSDLSFVISSKVTDNDVQQRYNKEMMEFGVSSPLSTTVTTLSTINLFCFIGFVIKSALMESKTRIVYYEELAIQAVLCVALVMLNLPIYSALFFRKDKGKIPSSVTVKSVSVALFICTVFSFL from the exons ATGGAAGACAAAAATGGTCCATTATTTGAGACACAAAGAGGAAACGGAACAAAAATTCACAGGGTATTTGCAACAACAGTGTTGGTAAGTATATTGTTAGTATGGGTTTATAGAGCAACTCAATTATTATTATTGCCACCTTTGGCGACGGTTTACGGCAGTCAGCGATGGAGCGTTGGGATGTTTGTGGCGGAGATATGTTTGGGTGTTTATTGGATATTGACTCAATCAGTCCGGTGGAATCCAACTTACCGGCGTACCTTCAAACAAAGGCTTTCACAAAG GTATGGAAACATGTTGCCCGGGGTGGATGTATTCGTTTGTACAGCTGATCCTGTAATTGAGCCACCGATGATGGTGATCAACACTGTTTTATCAGTTTTGGCTTATGATTATCCGTCTGAGAAGCTCGCGGTCTATCTCTCCGATGATGGTGGCTCGGAACTTACGTTTTACGCTCTCACTCAGGCTGCGGTTTTCTCCAAACATTGGCTGCCGTACTGCAGGAAATACAAAATCGAGCCACAGTCCCCAATTGCTTACTTCAAATCAGCATCTCAACCTTCAAATGAGAAACACATTCAAGATTTTATTATAATACAG AAActgtttgaagacttgaagaatcaAATTGAACATGTGACGAAGATAGGAAAAGTTCCTGAAGAACTACGCGTAGAACACGAAGGATTTATGGAATGGGATTCGTTTACGTCTCCAAAGGATCACGACGCCATTGTCCAA ATTTTACTTAACGATAATGAAGATATAGAAGGGCATAGGCTTCCGAAATTAGTATATATGGCTAGGGAAAAAAGACCAACCCATTTTCATAACTTCAAAGCCGGAGCCTTGAATGCATTG ATACGGGTGTCCTCGATGATAAGCAATGGTGCGATAATTCTGACTGTTGATTGTGATATGTACTCGAATTGTAGAGATACTGTGAGAGACGCCCTTTGCTTCTTCATGGACGAAGAAAAAGGTCATGAGATTGCTTTTGTTCAGTACCCACAATCGTTTGTAAATCTTACCAAAAATGAAGTTTATGGTGGTTCTCTTCGAATTATTCGTGAG GTGGATTTTCATGGTTTTGATGGCATGGGCGGGCCTTTATATGTTGGAACAAACTGTTTTCACCGAAGAGATATTTTAGCAGGGAAAAGCATCAATGATGGAAGTAAATTTGACTGGGAAATGGTGAATCATCACATAGACTCAACGGAAAACGCGATTGACAAAATAAAAAGTCTGGCAACTTGCACCTTCGAAACTAATACCGAATGGGGCAAAGAG ATTGGGTTGAAATACGGGTGTCCGGTTGAGGATGTAATAACAGGGCTATCGATACACTGTCGAGGTTATAAATCAGTGTTTTACAATCCGAAAAGAGATGCATTTTTTGGCGTTGCTGCAACCACACTTGACCAGACCCTCGTGCAACATAAACGGTGGTCTGAAGGGGACCTACTGATATTGATTTCAAAATATAGCCCGGTTTGGTACGGGCTAGGAAAGATTCATCCTGCTCAACTGATGGGCTATTTGATCTACTGTTTATGGTCTCCCTCTTCACTGCCTACTCTGTACTACACCATTATACCTTCCGTTTGTCTCCTCAGCGGCGTTTCACTTTTCCCTTCG GTAACAAGTGGATGGTTTCTCCCATTTGCATACATAATGATCTGCATCTCCATTTTCGACTTCCTCGAATTCATTAAATCTGGTGGGACCACAAAAGGGTGGTGGAACGACCGCAGGATCTGGATGTACAAGCGAACAAGCTCATACCTCTTTGCATTTCTCGACACCGTTTTGGGCTCTGATTTATCGTTTGTAATCAGCTCAAAAGTGACTGATAATGACGTTCAACAAAGATACAATAAAGAAATGATGGAATTTGGTGTGTCGTCACCTTTATCGACCACTGTTACTACACTATCGACGATCAACTTGTTCTGTTTTATTGGGTTCGTTATAAAATCAGCTTTAATGGAAAGTAAAACTCGAATAGTGTACTATGAGGAGTTGGCGATTCAGGCTGTACTTTGTGTTGCATTGGTGATGCTTAACTTACCAATATACTCGGCGCTATTTTTTCGTAAAGATAAAGGGAAGATTCCGAGTTCTGTTACGGTTAAATCAGTTTCTGTTGCTTTATTCATTTGTACGGTTTTCTCTTTTCTGTAA